CGGGGGCGATGATGGCCTGCGCGGAGGTCTCGTGGACTCTCGCTGCATGAGGCGTCCTTTCAGGACGCGGTGATTGGAGCGGGGTCTCCCGGGACTTCGTCCCGGGATATTATCAATCGTCCCTTTGGGAAGAGAGGGACTGTGTGAGAGGCAGGATCACCAATCATCAAACGGTCTGCACTCCGCCGAAGAGAGGAAGGAGGAGGGATTGTTTGCAAGCGGTCGGCCGGGGGCGTCCGACTCTACCTCAAAGGCAGGATCGTCGATCTAGCGGCACTTCTCGGGATGGACGAGAGGAGGCGATCGGCTTGGATGAGTCCCGCCTCCGTGTGCCCTTTCAGGGCACCGATGTCGGGTGGTGCCTTACCCAGAGCTGCGCGCTGCGCGCTTGCACCGGGCTGCCCACGTTTGCCCCTTCGGGGCATTGGAAGGAGAGGCGTTTGCTAGAGTGCGGCTGATGCGGCGAGTTTCCGAGGTTCGTCGATTGCCGCTGCGAAGGAGCGGGGGCGGGATCTATGGCTGGTTGTCTTGAGGGATGGAATTGCCGTGTTCGTCGCGGAGGCGGGAGCCGCTGTGGATGTAGAAGTGGAGGTGCTTGGTCGTCTGGTGATCGCCGCAGTTGGTGGAGAGGCGGCAGCCGCCTTCCTTTGCGGTGACCTCGCGGCAGATGTCCGCGGCGACTGCGAGCATCTGCTGGACGATGGCCATTTCTCCTTCCTCCAAAGCGGCGAGGGAGCTGATGTGTCGCTTCGGGATGACGACGATGTGAAGCGGCCAGTACGGCCGGGTGTGGTGGAAGGCGAGGACCTCCGGGGTCTCGGCGACGATGTCGACGGGGGTGATGCCGGGGACGACCTGATCGCAGTAGAAGTCCATCGAGCGGTTCAGTAGAGGCTGTCTGGATCTCCGCGGTACTCCTTCTTCGGGTTATTCGCGAAACGTCGCATCTTCGAGCGCTCCCACTCGGGTTGCTTCTTCGCAACAAAAAGAAGGATGAGAAACCCGGCGATGAAGAAGAGCCCCAAAAAGCCGAGCGCAGGGCTAAGTTTTGACGCGATGGCAAAGTGGATGCAGCCCCATACCCAGATGATCGCCCCGACCAAGGAGAGGACGAGCAGCGCGGCAGGGCTGTCCGAGGTGCCGATCATGGATGTTCCAAGCTTGGCCCCGATGATGAGCAATGCACCGACCGGTAGCATCAGAAGGGCGAGGAGTTGGTGGATGGGCTTGGGTGGAGGTGTCATCTTCGGGATATCATGGGTGAATCTGTAACCTGATGACAATACAGATGATGGTCCGGGCGTGGGGGTCCGGAGGCTTACGTGACGCGAGGTCCGAGATAAGCCTGCCGTTCCTTGGCTGGGGCGTTGTCGCGGCGGTGGATCTTCGTGGCGGCAGAGCTTGAAGCAATGCGACCGCCTAAAGGCGGAACTACGTGCGGCGGCGGGGTGAGCGATGCCGCACCTGCGGTCGGCCGGGCGTGTCCGACCCTACCTTTCGAGAGGTTTGGCGGGCGCCCTTCCTGGATGCGGATTTCTCGGAGGTGTGCGCGATCAGCCGGTGGTGCGGAGGCCGGAGGCGATGGCGTTGATGGAGAGGAGCATTTTCGGGAACATGGTTTCCGCTTCGGCTTCCTTTTCATCGGCGACGAGGCCGCGCCATTGCTTGAGGATGGCGATCTGCTGGCGATGGAGGACGCGGAGGGGGGCTTCGCGAATGGCGAGGGTCTTCGCCATGCGGGGGCGGCGGTCGTCCATGCGGCCCTTGTAGAGGCCTTCGAGGAGGTCCTGGGTGCGGCGGAACTCGGCGACGATGATATCCATGAATTTCTTCCGCAGTTCCGGGTCGTCGACCAGGGCGGCGTATTCATTCATGAGATCGAGGTTCGCGGAGGCGAGGTTGGTCTCCACATTGGTGAAGACGTAGCCGAGGAAGGTGGAGTGGGCGAGGACCTCGCGGAGGGCTTCGAATTGCTCCGGGGATTCCTTCTGCATCGCTTCGAGTGCGGAGCCGACGCCGAACCAGCCTGGGAGATAGAAGCGGGCCTGAGTCCAAGAGAAGACCCATGGGATGGCGCGGAGGTCAGCGATGGAGTGGCCTTTCTTGCCCGTACGGCGTGCGGGGCGGGAGCCGATGCGGGAATTCTCCAGTGCGTCGATCGGCGTGACCTGGCGGTAGAAGTTGATGAAGCCC
This portion of the Luteolibacter luteus genome encodes:
- a CDS encoding HIT domain-containing protein; translated protein: MDFYCDQVVPGITPVDIVAETPEVLAFHHTRPYWPLHIVVIPKRHISSLAALEEGEMAIVQQMLAVAADICREVTAKEGGCRLSTNCGDHQTTKHLHFYIHSGSRLRDEHGNSIPQDNQP